A single Antechinus flavipes isolate AdamAnt ecotype Samford, QLD, Australia chromosome 5, AdamAnt_v2, whole genome shotgun sequence DNA region contains:
- the LOC127538787 gene encoding ras-like protein, whose amino-acid sequence MASCAHTSIGDPDRGRTKMYKLAVMGTFCVGKSALIMQFIEDCFLTEYDPTIQDFYRKQIVVDEEQCQLDIVDTTGIEAFCPMRNQTMIWGEGFLLVYAVNDPHSFENVNVLWDRLHRLKGTKHVPMVLVANKIDMSNRLVDPTRGKEMARSLGVPYVETSAKTGQGVEQAFYELVREIRRKRAEEELKSLSNTSCCTIQ is encoded by the coding sequence ATGGCTTCTTGTGCCCATACCTCCATAGGTGATCCAGAcagaggcagaaccaagatgtaTAAGTTGGCCGTGATGGGAACCTTTTGTGTGGGCAAGAGTGCACTGATCATGCAGTTTATTGAAGATTGTTTTTTGACCGAGTATGACCCCACAATCCAAGATTTCTACCGTAAGCAAATAGTGGTGGACGAAGAGCAGTGCCAGCTGGACATTGTTGATACCACAGGCATTGAAGCGTTTTGCCCTATGAGGAACCAGACCATGATCTGGGGAGAGGGATTCCTCTTGGTCTATGCAGTGAATGACCCCCACTCTTTTGAGAACGTGAATGTCCTCTGGGACCGTCTGCATAGGCTCAAGGGCACCAAGCACGTACCCATGGTGTTGGTGGCCAACAAAATAGACATGAGTAATAGGCTGGTGGACCCCACACGGGGCAAGGAGATGGCCAGGAGTTTGGGGGTCCCTTATGTGGAGACATCAGCCAAGACTGGGCAAGGTGTGGAGCAAGCCTTCTATGAGCTGGTTCGAGAAATTCGGAGGAAGCGAGCTGAGGAGGAACTCAAGAGCCTCTCGAATACTAGCTGTTGCACAATCCAGTGA
- the LOC127538788 gene encoding GTPase NRas-like yields MAYKLVVMGSCGVGKSALTNRFFQKQLVTDYTSSALDLYQIVVVVDGDPCQLIIWDSLGGEQQYDQWEAFMRWGDGFLCVYAVDYIKTFVDLNLFWDKLQEIKGTSRVPMVLVANKTDQAHWLVDSDLGQEAAKNFGVPFVETSAKTGQNVEHAFHQLVRQIRRVRAEVLPDAEQNRGCGFKYCTIM; encoded by the coding sequence ATGGCATACAAATTAGTGGTCATGGGCAGCTGTGGCGTGGGCAAGAGTGCACTGACCAACCGCTTCTTCCAGAAACAACTTGTGACTGACTACACGTCCAGTGCTCTAGACTTGTACCAGATTGTGGTGGTGGTGGATGGGGATCCTTGTCAGTTGATCATCTGGGACAGTCTAGGAGGTGAGCAGCAGTATGACCAGTGGGAGGCCTTCATGCGCTGGGGGGACGGCTTCCTCTGTGTCTATGCTGTTGATTATATCAAGACCTTTGTAGATCTGAACCTCTTCTGGGACAAGCTTCAAGAGATTAAGGGTACCAGCCGGGTGCCCATGGTGCTGGTGGCCAACAAAACTGACCAAGCACACTGGCTGGTGGACTCAGACTTGGGTCAAGAAGCAGCCAAGAATTTTGGGGTGCCCTTTGTGGAGACCTCGGCCAAGACTGGTCAGAACGTGGAACACGCTTTTCATCAGCTGGTCCGCCAGATTCGCAGGGTGCGGGCTGAGGTGCTCCCTGATGCTGAGCAGAACCGGGGCTGTGGGTTCAAGTATTGCACCATCATGTGA